Below is a genomic region from Polluticoccus soli.
CAAACAACAAGCAAAACCACTTGCGTTTATTGAGAACAAAGGACAAATTGTTGACCAATATGGTAACCACCGCAACGGAATTGATGCTAAAATGGAAGCAAACGGGTTAGTGGTGTTTGTGGGTGGAGGTGCTATTCATTACCAGTGGAGCCGGACCAGCGTGAGTGGGACATCCCCCCGGCCCGGCGCTGGCGTTGCAAATTGGCAGGCCTCCGCCCCCTTCAAAGGGGGGACTGCTTTGGTATCCCCCTCCGCTTCGGCGAAAGGGGGGACTGAACGTCACAGCCCTTTCGATCGTGGTGAGGAAAGTAAAGAACCTGTGACCACGGACATATACCGCATGGATGTGGAGTTGGTGGGTGCTAATACTAAGGCTATTGCTGTATACGGCAAGAAGCAGGGTTATTTTGAGAACTACTACCTGCCGCAGTGCCCCGATGGTGCTACTGCCTATGCCTACAACACGATCACTTATAAAAACGTTTACCCCGGTATAGACTGGGTGCTATATAGCAAAGACAACCAGCTGAAATATGACTTTGTAGTACATGCTGGTGGTGACGCAAAGCAGATAAAACTGCGCTATAACGGAGCTACTGCTTTACGTCTGGCAGACGGTGCGCTGATAGCAGAAACACCTTTTGGTAGTATTACTGAGCAAAAGCCGTTTAGTTATGTCGCGGAAACGAAACAGGAGGTTGCTTCTTCATTTGCGATTGAAGGAAACGAGCTGCGATTTGCTGTTGCACAAACAAACAATACACTTGTGATAGACCCCGTACTAAAATGGGCAACCTACTATGGCGGAAGCAACCAGGATTTGGGGTATGCTGTAGTTAGCGATACTTCGGGCAACGTATATCTTGCCGGCAGCACAATCAGCAGTAACAACATAGCTACAACCGGCGCATTCCTGGCAACCTATACGGGCACTGGCGATGGCCTGCTCGTTAAGTTCAATACCTCAGGGGTGCGGCAATGGGCAACCTACTATGGCGGCTCCGATGGTGATGACCTGCAGTCACTGGCTTATCATCCCAGTGGTTTTATTTACGGTTCGGGACGGACCCTAAGCCCTACGGGCCTTGGAACAACGGGTGCATTCCGAACAACCCAATACAATCTCCGCTCTGATGTATTCCTGGTAAAATTTGATCTTTCCGGTGCCAGGCAATGGGGTACTTACTATGGCGGGGAAGGCTATGATGATTTCGCAGCTGTAGCCTGCGACCCTGCCGGGAATATTTTCCTGGCTGGCGAAACCGGTAGTGACACCAGCATCAGCACACCGGGATGCGCACAACCATTACGCGCGAATGGCAATCCCGCCGCAGCAATCGATCCCGACGGCTTTATTGTAAAGTTTTCGTCAGCCGGCACCAGGTTATGGGCCACTTATTATGGCACCATGCACACCAATCATTTTCATAACGTGGCCTGCGATGCGTTCGGCAACGCTTACGCAGTAGGTGAAGGAATCGGTCACATGCAAACAACGCCCGGTTGTTTTCAACCCAACAGTGCTTCTCCCGGATCTGAAGATGGTGTGTTTGTAAAATACAATGGCAACGGAGCGCTTATCTGGGCAACACACTATGGCGGCACTTCGATTGATGGCATTTCCTCTGTCGCCTGCTACGGGACGAATGTATTTATTGGAGGAGCGACCCTTAGCACAAACATGGCTACTAGCGGCGCTTTTCAAACTTCGTTGCAGGGCGGCACCGATGGTTTCCTGGCGAAATTCGATTCTTCGGGCAGCAGGCTTTGGGGCAGCTATATTGGCGGCAATAACGGCGACCTTGTAACAGCTATCACCATGGGTCCCGGCGGCAGTATTTATGCCGTTGGCAATACAAACTCAACATCGGGCATAGCAACAAGCGGTGCATGGCAAAGCAGCTACGGGGGCCTTAACGACGAGTTCTTCGCCGAGGTCACCTCCGCGGGTGCACTCAGATGGAGCAGCTATTTCGGAGCAGCAGGTTATGATGGCCCGAACGACTACGGGAGAACCAGCATAGCATACGACACCAAAAGCGATGCTATCTACTTTACCGGGCAGACTGCCAGCACCAGCGGCATAGCTACATCAACCGCTCACCAAACTGTGTACGGTGGCAGTACCGATGCTTTACTGGCGAAGTTTGCGCCCGATACCATGGTTTACATCATTCCGCCTTTTACTAATACTCTTTTATGCCCCGACGATACACTGAAGCTGGCATACAAAACGGTTCCGGCTTTTAACAATGGCAATAGCTTTACCGCACAACTTTCGAATGCCAGCGGCAGCTTTGCGACCCCCGCGAACATCGGCAGCAAAAACAGCGGCTTGTCTGATACGATCATTTGCGTAATTCCTGTAAACACACCAACAGGCAGCAACTACAGGCTGCGCATTGTGGCCAGTAGCCCTGCATATATTTCAGACGACAATGGTCTCAATATACAGATCACCAATATTACCGACACCGCAGGCAGCAACACGCCTGTATGTGCCGGCAGCCCGCTGAATCTTACTGCATCAGGAACGGCAGGCACAAGTTACAGTTGGTCGGGTCCGGTATCTTTTACATCTACCGCACAAAACCCCGTTATCAGCAACCCGACCACCGGGCATTCAGGCAATTATGTTGTAACCATTTCACGAGGAGGTTGCACGAGAAAAGACACCACGAGTGTCACGGTCAAGCCAACACCAGCTACACCTACAGCGGCTAGCAACTCTCCGGTGTGTGCGGGCGGCGCACTCAACCTGACTGCAACCACCAACCTGGCCGGTGCCAGTTTCAAATGGACAGGTCCTAACAGTTTTAACAGCACAATGCAGAATCCCACCATTGCCCCTGCAGCTATGAGCAATGCAGGTGTTTACGATGTACAGGCCGAGTTGAATGGATGCGTTTCGGGTGCGGGCTATACGACGGTGGTAGTAAATACCGTGTCATCGCTGGCTATTTATCCCAGCCCCAACGACACGATATGTATTGGCAGCAATGTGACCTTTGTTACAGTGCCGCTGAATGCAGGCACAAGTCCGCAATACCAATGGTATAAAAACGGAGTGCTGATACCAGGAGCTACGGCTATTACTTACACTACTCCCAACATCACCAACGGCGACAGTATATATTGCGTAATGACCGTAACAGGTGTGTGCAGTGCACCATTGTCGATAGCAAGCACTAAAATAGGCGTGACTGTGCTGCCACTGGCACCTGGTCCAACAGTATCTATCACTGCCGATCCGGGGTTGTTGCTGAGTCCGTGGCAGTTGGTAAGATTTAATACCACAGTCACCGATGCAGGCCCGCTGCCTAAATACCAATGGAAACGCAACGGGCTGGATGTAATAGGCGCCACCGGCGATAACTGGAGTGCCAACAACCTGTCGAACGGAGATACGATAAGCTGTGTTGTGACGAGCAGTGTGTGGTGCGCTACTCCTGCAAGTACTGTCAGCAATAAGATGGTGGTGAATATCAAGACAGGTGTCGAGGATGTTGCAACAACAGGCGGCTTGAAGCTGTATCCTAACCCGAACAGCGGATCGTTTGTTGTTTACCTGCCGCTCACAAAAGGACAGGTGAGCATTGATGTTGTCAATGCTGTGGGACAAACCGTGTACGCTGATCCCAAAGCCGCTCTTACCAATCATCAATTAGAAATAACTTTGCCGGCATCGGTGGCCAATGGCGTGTATATGTTGAAGCTGCAGCATGAGACCGGCATCGAGACAATAAGGTTTACGGTAGCACGTTAAACTTTTATAAACAGACAATATGGACAAGCCTTATAAAAGACTGCTCTGGTTATCTATTATCACTACAGTGATACTGTTTTTGATAGACGAGGATGAATGGGATCTCAGCTATCAATCGATAATCGGTTATGTCGTAGTGGGCATATTGTATTTCATCAGCATCTTCTTTCTTTCGTCGGCTATGTATTGGGTAGTGGCGAAGGTGGGAGGGATAATAAAGATCAGATGGAAGAGGACAAATGGTTAATAGTAAGATCATTTGGGTGGCTACTGGCATTTATATTAATAGTCATCATCATTTACTTTTGCACTCAGGTTTGGAACTTTATTGATGCATTTAACGGGATGCATGATTGATTCCAGGTGGAAACACCTGACAACACAAAAAAGGGAGGGATGATAAGGAGGTCATGAATATATTTAAACACCTGGCTATTGTTTTGCTACCTGCGCTTGCCGTGACAACATGGTTGTATACCTACAAGCCGCGGCACTACGCAACTGATAAACTGATAGCTGTTTTCGGTGTTAATCTTTGTATTTGGCTGGCGATATTTGGCGTTTTGTATACAGTGGCGTTTTGCTTGGTGAAGTTGGCAAGAAGGTATTTGTTTAAATAGTATTATCTGTCCTGCGCGAGTGGACATCCCCCTCCGCCCCCTTCTAAAAGGGGGGACTTAATGTGTCAGGTGGAAACACCTGACAGCACAAAAATTAATCAGACTAATGGACCATGGAACCCAGTATTTATTAGGACTCGTAGTAGCAATAGCAACAATAGTATTAGGCATACTAGCAATTATACTTGTTTCGTCGGGAACTGGGAAAGGCCGACGTAATTGATCCTGGTGCCAGGCGGAAAAAAGTGAGCGTACAAAAAGGAATTAAATCAACTCCCCTCCTTAGCTAAGGAGGGGATGTTTGCAGAAAGTCCGCAAGGACTTGTTGCAAACGGGGGTGGTTGGGTGTGGGATGTAAGGGCTTGCGTAACATCTTTCAGTTGCAATAGCGTTCCTCAGCTTTTCAACCACCCCGACCGACAACGGGCTTGCGCCCTCTGCCGGTCGCCCCTCCTTAGCTAAGGAGGGGAGTTCTCTAGATAATAAAACGCCGGGCAGAAGCCCGGCGTTCTGTCTAATATCGACCTACCCTCTAACCTAATGTTTATATATCGGGAACAGGAAGCTGAGTGCTGTTGTTACCGTGTCTTTTTGATTGAATACTACTTTGGCGGCACTGTGGCAGCCTATGCAGCTTGATGTTGACTGGATGTATGTTTCCAGCGTGGTGTTGGCGAGGTAGATGGGTGCAGGCTTGGTGCTTGACAAACCTTCGCCTCGCTCCCATTGGGTACCTACCAGTTTGTAGTTGGCCCACACGGTGCCTTGCAGTTTGGCGCGCCACCAGTTGTTGAGCACGTCTGTCCATTTGTAAATAGCGTTCTCGCGCACTACCTGTGTGCCGTAACCTTTCATGCTGTCGGTATAGTGGCTGGCGTATGGTGGCGTGGGGCTCCAGAGGTATTGCTTATTGTCGCCGGGCTGGAATGGCGGCGGTGTGTTAACAGGACAATCCTTGCAGTCCTTGTTGTAGTACGACCAGCGGGTGCCGTTGGTGCGCTCGCCTTCTTCGGGTGCATTGTCTACGTGCTCAAAGGTAGTCCATATAAGGAAGCCACTCATCTTGGGTGTGTTGCGGATGATGTGCATACCTACCAGGCCTACCGTGACACCGGGCACGATCAACGTCTTCTTGTTGGTAGTGTGTGCCGCATCAATGTAGATAGTGGCCTTGCGACAATAGAACCTGCTGGTATCGTCGCCCTTTGCAGGATCGAGTATGCGCCATGATGTTTTGACCTCGATGGTGCCGGGGTTTTGTTTGGCCGAGTCGCTTTCAGGTAATTCAAGCGCAGCATTGCCGGCGCGACCCTGCGATGCGTATTTGTAAATACCAGCCGCAGTATTCAGTTTGTTGTTGCGGATGAAGGTATCTTCTACGTTGTTTACCTTGATCTCGTACAGCGTGAAATTGAGGTTGCGGTCTACGAGTGGTTTGCCATCAGCCTCTACAAATTCATCGGGGCGAGGCACGGTAAGACCAAGGTCGTGCGGAGACTTAGAATCCATGTACAGGAATTTCTGGCCATTGCTTTCAGCAGCATCCATGTGCAGTTTCAGCTCGCCGCCCAGCAGCCCGTTGCTGAATGCTTTTGACGGATCAATGTAATACTCCCACACGCGTTTGTTGCCGGGGTTGGCGCTGATAGAATTGCCTGTTGGATTGCCACTGGCATCAGCAGGCCAGTTGAGGGCGATGAAGGTTTGCCAGGAGAATGCATCGAACGGTGGTTGGAACTGGGAGTCGAGCACGCTCTGGTAACCGAAGCCAAAGTTCTCTGCTACGTCGTAAGGCAGCAGTGTACAAAGATTGGTGTCGCCGTTGCTGCAAAAAGAGTTGTATGGTTTGAACTCTTTGCCATCTCCTTTCTCGCCGGTCTTCACAGCCTGGTTGCAGGCGTATGCGCCGGTTATTACCAGCGCAATGAACAGTAGTTTTTTCATAGGTGTGTGTTGGTGGTGATTTAGCGGCGAAGCTAGAGTATGGTGATACCTATGTCAAGGGTGTTTTAACCCATTTTCAGCCGCTGAATGTACAATGGTTGTTGTACGATTGTGGGGTATGGAGGGGGTTGTGGGATCACGAGAACTCCCCTCCTTAGTTAAGGAGGGGGATGTTTGCAGAGAGCCTGGAGGGCTCGTTGCAAACTGGGGTGGTTGGATACGTTATGAGGGCTTGCGCAACACTTTTCAGCCTGAGTAACATTCCTCAGCTTTTCAACCACCCCGACCGGCAACGGGCTTGCGCCCTCTGCCGGTCTCCCCTCCTCATCTGAGGAGGGGAGTTTGGTTGGTATAAAAACAAAAGCCCCCGCGTTATGCGGGGGCTTTTTATGTTAGTTAAGTCCAATCGTACTACTCGAGGCGGAACATCACAGGCAGTGTGTAGTACACTTTAACGGGACGACCGTTTTGTTTACCTGGTTTCCAGTTAGGCATGCCTTTTACTACACGTACGGCTTCGTCTTCAAGACCGCCGCCAAGGCGTTTGCTACCTACTACTCTTACGTCGCCAATGCTACCGTCTTCACTTACTACGAACTGTACGTTAACACGGCCATCGATACCAGCCTCGCGGGCTGCATCAGGGTACCTGATGTTCTTAGCCATGTAAGCGCTTACGTCGTACGGAGCTTCGGGCATCTGCTCAACGTATTTGAAGATCTCCGGCGGAGGCGGAGCAGCTACCACACCCGTTCCCGGTTCTGTGATACCCGGATCAAGTGCGTTAGGATCACCTTCCTGCGTCTTGATACCTGCCGATTTATCTTCGAGTTCTTTTACTTCTGGTGGTTTCTCCTCTTCACGTACCTCTTCGTCTTTCTTAATTACAGGAGGCGTGAATTTTACCGTCGGCTTCACCGGTGGTGGTGGTGGCGGCGGCGGTGGTGGTGGTTGTTTCTTCTCGTCTATTGGTGGTGGTTCGGCCAGGGTAACCTCCTTCATGATGGCTACCGGCTTTTTCTCCCTGCCTTTGATAGCTTTGGCAACCATTGAGCCGCCCACTATCAAAGCTGTAACACCAACCACGATAATACCTGCATTACGCATGCGCTGAGGATATTTCTTGCGCAGATCGTATCCTCCGTAGGCCTTGTTACGGCCCTCGAACAGGATATCGAGGTAATCGCTTTTCAGTATTTTATTAATATCCATAAATTCTTTTTCGTTTGCCCGTTAGCTATTAGATGCTGCCGGGATAATTTTCCATAAAAGTTTACGGTGTTGCCGGTGCAGCTCCACCCGCGTTTGCCTGTTCAGTGAGCGAGATAAATTCTTTATCTACCGGAGAGATATCCAACAGTGCATATACACGCACGTCGTTGATGTTCATCTCATCCAGCATGTTCACCATGTCCTCGTAGGTGCTGGTCTCGTCAGGCTTGATCAGCACTGTAAGCTGGTCTTTGCCTGTGAGCTGGCCTGCACGCTTCATATCTTCTATGGTTTTCTTTTTGTTGATGAGCACATCGCGGATTCCGTCTTTGGCGCGGAAGTAAGTCACTTCCAGCTTAGGCGGGTTTTGAGGATCGTCGCCAATACCCTCGTAGTAATATACACGGTGGTCTTTGCTGAGCAGCACAGTCAACGCTACGCTGTTCTTGATCTTGGTTTGTTCCTCTTCCTTTATGTTCTCATCCTTGTACGGCATATTGATCTGCATCGTCTTCGGTTTCGACATGGTAGTCGTATACATGAAGAACGTGATCAGCAGAAAGCCTAAGTCCACCATCGGTGTCAGGTCAATACGCGTAGAAAGTTTCTTTCCTTTCTTGACCCCGGGGCCTTTCTTATGTCCTCCACTACTGGAGGTATCCATTTCAGCCATGGAACTTTCTTTTTGTTATTGAGTTAATTAAATTATTTCTTTTCGATCAGGAACTACTGCTGTGGTGCTCCGCCGTGTTTCATATCGTAGGCGGCAGTACCTGCAGGTGGTTCTTTCATGCTGGTCAGCAGGTTGAACTTAAAGATCTTCCAGCCTTGCAGCGTGCTGATGATTTTCTTGATCTCCGGATAACCGGCAGCACCGTCTGCTTTGATCACGATACGCAACTTAGGGTTAGTGTACCTTGCCTCTTTCACCCACTGTGCAAGCTCGTTTTGCTCGTTCAGTACAGATGTATCGGCCGGGATACCCTTTGTTGTTTTATCGTATTCTTTTTGTTGCTCAGGTTCAGCAGCCAGGTAAGACTTTAATTGAGTGAAAGGAGTACCAACAGAAGCACCGATAGCAAATTTGTTCTTCTCTTCGTCGGTGAGGCCAAGGCCTTTTTGCTCGTCTATTTTCTCAATAAGTTCCTTACGCATGTTCTTATTATCGATAGAGAAGAAGATACGTCCGGCAGGATCAACGGTTATCAGCATGATGTCGTTGTCCGGGATGGGTATCTCCGATATCGACGCCGGGGTCTTCACCATTACTGGCTCGTCCGGTTTGAACTTTGTTGCCAGCATGAAGAACGTAAGCAGCAGGAAGGCTACGTCGCACATCGCCGTCATATCGACGGTGGTGCTTTTTCGTGGCATTGTTACTTTAGGCATCTATTATTTTTTTTCTTCGGCTGTTTATTTAGTAATCAGATCCAAAACTTCTCAGTTTCCACAAACCCTACTTCACATTTTGAGTTTTTTAACTATTACTTGTAGTTAGCCGCGAAGCTTTGAGTTAAAGTAAAGCCGCTTTCGTCGATGCTGTAAGTGATACCGTCGATGATAGTAGTAAAGAAGTTGTACGATACGATAGCCAGGAATGAAGTACCGATACCGAGGGCTGTGTTGATCAGGGCCTCAGAGATACCAGCAGCCAGGGCAGCAGCGTCAGGAGAACCTGCAGTTGCCATCGCAGCGAATGAACGGATCATACCAAGTACGGTACCGAACAGACCAAGAAGGGTAGCTACTGAAGCGATAGTAGAAAGGAACACCAGGTTCTTTTCCAGCATTGGCAGTTCCAGTGCTGTAGCTTCTTCGATCTCTTTCTGGATGCTCAGTACTTTTTGATCTGTATCAATTTCGTGGTTGTTGATCATGTCGCGGTATTTAACCAGGCCGGCACGCATTACGTTACCTACTGAACCTGCTTGCTTGTCGCACTCAGCCAGGGCAGCGTCGATATTTTTATTAGCCAGGTGGTATTGCACTTTACGTACAAATTCAGCACCGTTTACTTTACCTTTTGCTTTGATGATAGTCAGTGCACGCTCAACGATGAACGCGATCAGTGTAAGTGCAGTACCCATCAGAACCGGTACAACCCAGCCACCAAGGTACATAGTACCCATACCGTTTGCAGGAACGTGCTTCTCAGCATCTTTAAAGTTTGCTGCGCTGCCCATTACTACGTGAAATACAATTTCAGCCACACCTATACAGGCCAAAACGATGATCAGGTTGATCATAAAATTGCTAGCATTTTTAGGTTTACCTGCCTGGTGAGTTTTTGCGGCTGTTTTTACGTCTGCCATAATTGAATTTTTATTTGTTTTTTACTGTTTGTTTATGTTATTTATTAATACACTATATGATGAGGCTGCAAAGATATAAGGACGCTAGAATAAAACAACTCGGCTAGATAAGTTTTATTGTAAACTTAATAGTCATTTACATTGCCGTGACTTTAGCTAAAATGTTGTGCATGTTTGAATTAGGAGATCCCTTCTTTTGACGGGATGCCGAAATTATGTTTTTTTCGAATTGCTGTAGCTAGTTAGAAATATTTTAACAATTGGCTAAACAGGTGGATTTGACCTGCCTGTGCAAGTTTATTGCACTGTTTCCGCTGCTGTTGCGCGAATTTGCCAATTCCTGCCGTAATTTTGCCGCCCCGAAATTGCCTGAACAGGCAAACGAAACGAAAAATAGACGATATGAACTTCAACCCCTGGCATTCCGTTAGTTACGGAGAGAATACCCCCGATGTAGTAACTGCTGTTATTGAAATACCTCGTAACTCGAGGGCGAAATATGAGCTGGATAAAGAAACCGGTATGCTGAAGCTGGACCGTGTACTGTACTCTTCAGTATATTATCCTGCCAACTACGGCTTCATCCCTCAAACTTATTGCGACGATAAAGATCCGCTGGATATACTGGTGATATCACAAATAGACATGCAGCCAATGTGCCTGGTAGAAGCCAAGATCATAGGCGTGATGCGCATGCTGGACCAGGGCGAGGCTGATGATAAACTGATAGCTGTTTGCGCCAACGACATGAGTGTTGCCCACATCAACGACATCAGCGAGCTGCCTACTTACTTCATCGAAGAGCTGCGCCACTTCTTTGAAGAATACAAGAAACTGGAGAACAAAGTGGTGAAGATCGAAGATTTCCAGGGTGCACGCCTGGCTAAGAAGATCCTCCAGCACAGCATCAACGACTACCAGGCCAAATTTGGCAAAGTAGCGGAACTGCAACACAGCGAATCGAACTAACACTAAATAGAAAAAGCCACCTACACGGTGGCTTTATTTTTTGGTTAGGATTAAGAATTGGCTCTATTCTTTAATGTCGGCGGAGCGAATAGTTGCATTGCTTTAACTTGCGCTCGTCTTAATAAACATAAACCGTGAAGGAAATGAGTATAATAACGATAGTGACATTGCTGCTTATTGGACTAGCCGCAGGTATGCTCAGCAGCCTCGTGGGTATTGGCGGCGGGCTTGTGATCGTTCCGTCGATGGTATTGCTGCTTGGGCTCAACCAGAAGATGGCGCAGGGCACATCGCTGGCATTGCTCATGCTTCCCTTAGGAATATTGGCAGTGATGGTGTACCACAAAGCCGGCAATGTGAAATGGTCTTATGCCCTGATAATGGCAGTTACTTTCGTGATTGGCAGCTATTTCGGTGCAAAACTGGTGCAGGACATGAACACCATAACCGTGAAAAGGATCTTCGCCGTGTTTATGATAATTATTGGCATCAAGTACCTGTTTTTCGATAAACCTTCCACTCCACCCACCAACAAGCTTCCTGTTGAGCACAGGGAAGCTGGCCAAAAATGATAAGTAGTATGCAAGTATGACGCTTGCGTCTGGCCTGTTCGCTGGTAGCAGGGGCTAAATTGCATCGACACCACAGCCGATGCTGATTGGTGCCCTTTCACCATGCTTACCAAAAGATCTAAGGAATTAAGATCGATCCAACTATTGCGCGGACTGGCGGCCAGCTGGGTAGTGCTGCACCATTGCAATTTCTATTTCGGACTTAAGAAAGGCAGCTTCCTCTGGCTGCTTGGCGACTATGGCCATATGGGGGTCAACATGTTCTTCATCATTTCAGGTTTTATCATACCGTTCTCCATGTCGAAATACAACTACCAGTACGGCGACTTTAAAGAGTTTATGATGAAGCGGATAACGCGGATAGAGCCTCCTTACATACTTTCGATTGTGCTGGCATTGCTGCTGCTTTTCGTCAATTCGTTATCACCATGGTCGGGCGGACAGCCGTTTACCATCAACTGGCCAAACACACTGGGCCACCTGGCTTACCTAAATGCTTTTACTGGTAATCCATGGCTCAATGCTGCTTACTGGACGCTTGCCATTGAGTTTGAATTCTATATCCTAATGTCGCTCATTTTTCCGCTGCTGGTATCGGCAAAACGGCGCACGATGTGGCTGACGGCGCTATTGGTCATCGCCAGCGCGTTGCTGCCGGTATCGCGGGCTCACATATTCCAGCACATGCCGTTCTTTGGCCTGGGCATCAGCCTGTTCTTATTTACTACGGGCAAGACAAACCTCCTGGCCACGTTGTTATTGATGCTTCTCAATGGCCTGATCATCGGCTATGCTTTCGATCCTGAATACCTGGTATTGGCTGTCGTAACACTGGCGGCCATACAGTTCATAGGCAAAGTGCCCCGGCCACTGCTGTTCATCGGCACTATCTCCTACTCCATGTACCTGATACACAACCTGATCGTAGGCAGGTTTTTCGGTCTGGCCAACAGGTTTTTTCCCGGGATGGACCCGGTGATAACCAATTTACTGTGCATAGCCTGTATTTTTGCATGCTCCTCGCTGTTTTACCTGCTGGTTGAAAAACCGTTTCAAAAACGGAGTAAGAAGATCGGCGACAGCAGTCCTTTACCTGCCCCACCTCAACTGGTGCCGGTAACGGGACAATAGACGAGCCCCGTTGCACTGGAATGAGAAAGAACGATACTAAGAAGCAATACTTTACCAGCAGACTGGTAGACTGGCATCATACGGCCAACGACCGCTCGCTGCCGTGGAAGCAGGAGAAAGACCCATATAAGATCTGGCTCTCTGAGATCATACTGCAACAAACAAGGGCGCAACAGGGACTGCCTTACTACCTGAAATTCACCGAAGCTTATCCCACTGTAAAAGCGCTTGCCAAAGCAAAAGACGAAGATGCCTTCCGCCTGTGGCAGGGGCTGGGTTATTATAACCGCTGCAAGAACATGCTGGCTACTGCACGCATTATTGCCGGTGAGCTGAAAGGCAAGTTTCCCGGTACATATGAAGGGCTGCTGCAACTCAAAGGCATAGGCCCCTATACCGCGGCAGCTATTGCATCCTTCGCCTTTGGTGGACCTAACGCTGTGGTGGATGGCAATGTGTACCGTGTACTGTCGCGCTACTTTGCCGTAGACACAGCTATTGATAGTACAGAAGGCAAAAAGGAATTTGCTACGTTGGCGCAAGAGTTGCTGTACGAACAAGACAGCGCAGCTTACAACCAGGCCATTATGGACCTGGGCGCTACCGTGTGCACACCGGCCAACCCAAAATGCAGCG
It encodes:
- a CDS encoding acyltransferase family protein, with the translated sequence MLTKRSKELRSIQLLRGLAASWVVLHHCNFYFGLKKGSFLWLLGDYGHMGVNMFFIISGFIIPFSMSKYNYQYGDFKEFMMKRITRIEPPYILSIVLALLLLFVNSLSPWSGGQPFTINWPNTLGHLAYLNAFTGNPWLNAAYWTLAIEFEFYILMSLIFPLLVSAKRRTMWLTALLVIASALLPVSRAHIFQHMPFFGLGISLFLFTTGKTNLLATLLLMLLNGLIIGYAFDPEYLVLAVVTLAAIQFIGKVPRPLLFIGTISYSMYLIHNLIVGRFFGLANRFFPGMDPVITNLLCIACIFACSSLFYLLVEKPFQKRSKKIGDSSPLPAPPQLVPVTGQ
- the mutY gene encoding A/G-specific adenine glycosylase yields the protein MRKNDTKKQYFTSRLVDWHHTANDRSLPWKQEKDPYKIWLSEIILQQTRAQQGLPYYLKFTEAYPTVKALAKAKDEDAFRLWQGLGYYNRCKNMLATARIIAGELKGKFPGTYEGLLQLKGIGPYTAAAIASFAFGGPNAVVDGNVYRVLSRYFAVDTAIDSTEGKKEFATLAQELLYEQDSAAYNQAIMDLGATVCTPANPKCSECPLLKQCTGYKQELTALLPVKAKKTAVTTRYFHYILLTDGDKLWIRKRTESDIWQNLHEPYLVEHTEALDIQALAAHPSYKALKLKTALQYEGQQKQRLTHRLIESRFFNAGVDKASELKLEGGEWVPIKALKNYGFPKTIVSFLEKKLYF